From the genome of Streptomyces sp. NBC_01341, one region includes:
- the aroQ gene encoding type II 3-dehydroquinate dehydratase: MSRRVLVLNGPNLGRLGSREPDVYGATSYAGLVETCRALGRELGFDVEVRETNDEGELICWLHEAADGSLPVVINPGAFTHYSYGMRDAAAQRTAPLIEVHISNPYAREEFRHTSVIAPVATGTVAGFGIGSYRLALRAIAGELTD, translated from the coding sequence GTGAGCCGCAGGGTCCTCGTGCTCAACGGCCCCAACCTCGGACGCCTCGGCTCGCGCGAGCCCGACGTGTACGGGGCGACGTCCTACGCCGGTCTCGTCGAGACGTGCCGGGCGCTCGGCAGGGAACTCGGCTTCGACGTCGAGGTCCGCGAGACCAACGACGAGGGCGAGCTGATCTGCTGGCTCCACGAGGCGGCCGACGGCTCTCTGCCGGTCGTCATCAACCCGGGTGCCTTCACGCACTATTCCTACGGGATGCGGGACGCGGCGGCCCAGCGCACCGCCCCGCTGATCGAGGTGCACATCTCGAATCCGTACGCCCGGGAGGAGTTCCGCCACACCTCGGTGATCGCCCCGGTGGCGACCGGGACCGTCGCGGGGTTCGGGATCGGCTCCTACCGGCTCGCCCTGCGGGCCATCGCCGGCGAACTGACCGACTGA
- a CDS encoding Pro-rich N-terminal domain-containing protein — translation MQHAVGAPLPPPQGPGNGPWAHQAQHPGHPGAPGTPPPAAPAPQAPPTPRHAPVPPSRESTGHIQLPPGGPVPLPAPPAEPGTGAATLAVLLIGPAGAGKTTVAKLWAGRRRVPTAHVSLDDVREWVCSGFADPQAGWNDHSEAQYRLARRTCGFAARNFLANGISCILDDAVFPDRPVVGLGGWKRHVGPGLLPVVLLPGLEVVLERNAARSGNRRLSDEEVARIHGRMAGWYGSGLPIIDNSTYDVETTARVLDDVLARSIASPPSW, via the coding sequence ATGCAGCACGCAGTGGGGGCCCCGCTGCCGCCGCCCCAGGGTCCCGGGAACGGACCCTGGGCGCACCAGGCCCAGCACCCCGGCCATCCCGGCGCCCCCGGGACGCCGCCGCCCGCGGCACCGGCGCCCCAGGCGCCCCCCACGCCCCGGCACGCCCCGGTGCCGCCCTCCAGGGAATCCACCGGGCACATCCAGCTGCCACCCGGCGGCCCCGTACCGCTGCCCGCGCCGCCCGCCGAGCCGGGCACCGGGGCGGCGACCCTGGCGGTGCTGCTCATCGGCCCCGCCGGAGCGGGCAAGACCACGGTCGCCAAGCTCTGGGCGGGCCGCCGCCGCGTCCCCACCGCGCACGTCTCGCTCGACGACGTCCGCGAATGGGTCTGCTCCGGTTTCGCCGATCCGCAGGCCGGATGGAACGACCACTCGGAGGCCCAGTACCGCCTGGCCCGGCGCACCTGCGGCTTCGCGGCCCGCAACTTTCTCGCCAACGGCATCTCCTGCATCCTCGACGACGCGGTCTTCCCGGACCGGCCCGTCGTCGGCCTCGGCGGCTGGAAGCGCCACGTCGGTCCCGGCCTGCTCCCCGTCGTCCTCCTGCCCGGCCTCGAGGTCGTCCTGGAGCGCAACGCGGCCCGCAGCGGGAACCGCCGGCTCTCCGACGAGGAGGTGGCGCGGATCCACGGCCGCATGGCCGGCTGGTACGGCTCCGGACTCCCGATCATCGACAACTCCACCTACGACGTCGAGACGACCGCCCGGGTCCTCGACGACGTCCTGGCCCGTTCCATAGCCAGCCCGCCGTCCTGGTAG
- a CDS encoding aminopeptidase P family protein: protein MSEVYAVRRGLLRDRYAAAGSAAALVSRPANVRYLAGAAPPGAVLLLGPREDVLLCPRAPGDDSVHGRPDEQLRLSVLPDPAGDPVVAAAGLALSSDAGSLSVEENDLTVARHRAMLAAAPGLRLADLGFAVQQLRIVKDEEELACLRIAAEITDHALGELLESILVGRTERHLALELERRLVDHGADGPAFPTSVGTGPNSGRGRHRPSDRRVEEGDFLSVCLGANYRGYRCEIGRTFVIGTSPADWQIDLYDLVFAAQRAAREALLPGAAYRDVDRAARQLLDSAGHSEGLQPSTGHGVGLEIDEDPQLAPTAMGKLDACVPVTVEPGVHLPGRGGVRIDDTLVVRPEADGGPELLTITTKELLAL from the coding sequence ATGTCAGAGGTGTACGCCGTCCGACGCGGTCTGCTGCGCGACCGTTACGCCGCCGCCGGATCCGCGGCCGCCCTGGTCTCGCGCCCCGCCAACGTCCGCTACCTCGCGGGCGCCGCCCCACCCGGCGCCGTGCTGCTGCTCGGCCCCCGCGAGGACGTCCTGCTCTGCCCCCGCGCGCCGGGCGACGACTCCGTGCACGGCCGTCCCGACGAACAGCTGCGGCTGAGCGTCCTGCCCGACCCCGCGGGCGACCCCGTCGTCGCCGCGGCCGGGCTGGCCCTCTCCTCGGACGCGGGCTCGCTGTCCGTCGAGGAGAACGACCTCACGGTGGCCCGGCACCGCGCCATGCTCGCCGCGGCCCCAGGGCTGCGCCTGGCCGACCTCGGCTTCGCCGTGCAGCAGCTGAGGATCGTCAAGGACGAGGAGGAGCTCGCCTGCCTGCGGATCGCCGCCGAGATCACCGACCACGCGCTCGGAGAGCTCCTGGAGTCGATCCTCGTCGGCCGTACCGAACGTCACCTGGCCCTGGAGCTGGAGCGCCGGCTGGTGGACCACGGCGCTGACGGGCCGGCGTTCCCCACGTCGGTCGGGACCGGTCCCAATTCGGGCAGGGGGCGGCACCGGCCCTCGGACCGAAGGGTCGAGGAGGGCGATTTCCTATCGGTCTGCCTCGGCGCGAACTATCGCGGATACCGCTGCGAGATCGGACGGACCTTCGTCATCGGGACCAGCCCCGCGGACTGGCAGATCGACCTCTACGACCTCGTTTTCGCCGCTCAGCGGGCCGCGAGGGAGGCTCTCCTGCCGGGGGCCGCATACCGAGACGTCGACCGGGCGGCCCGCCAGCTCCTGGACTCCGCGGGCCACTCGGAAGGCCTCCAGCCCAGTACCGGGCACGGGGTCGGGCTCGAAATCGACGAGGACCCGCAGTTGGCACCGACAGCCATGGGTAAACTGGACGCTTGTGTGCCGGTCACCGTCGAACCGGGGGTCCACCTCCCGGGCCGGGGCGGTGTCCGGATCGATGACACGCTCGTCGTGCGCCCCGAGGCGGACGGCGGACCCGAGCTACTCACCATTACGACCAAGGAGCTGCTCGCGCTCTAG
- the efp gene encoding elongation factor P has product MASTNDLKNGLVLKLDGGQLWSVVEFQHVKPGKGPAFVRTKLKNVLSGKVVDKTFNAGVKVETATIDRRDMQFSYMDGEYFVFMDMDTYDQLMVDRKSVGDAANFLIEGFTASVAQHEGEVLYVELPAAVELTIQHTDPGVQGDRSTGGTKPATLETGYEIGVPLFITTGEKIKVDTRTGDYLGRVNS; this is encoded by the coding sequence GTGGCTTCCACGAACGACCTCAAGAACGGCCTGGTGCTCAAGCTCGACGGAGGCCAGCTCTGGTCCGTCGTCGAGTTCCAGCACGTCAAGCCCGGCAAGGGCCCCGCCTTCGTGCGCACCAAGCTCAAGAACGTGCTCTCCGGCAAGGTCGTCGACAAGACGTTCAACGCCGGCGTGAAGGTCGAAACGGCCACCATCGACCGCCGGGACATGCAGTTCTCGTACATGGACGGCGAGTACTTCGTCTTCATGGACATGGACACGTACGACCAGCTCATGGTCGACCGCAAGTCCGTCGGTGACGCCGCCAACTTCCTGATCGAGGGCTTCACCGCCTCCGTCGCGCAGCACGAGGGCGAGGTGCTCTACGTCGAGCTGCCCGCCGCGGTCGAGCTGACCATCCAGCACACCGACCCGGGCGTCCAGGGTGACCGTTCCACCGGTGGCACCAAGCCCGCCACCCTGGAGACCGGTTACGAGATCGGCGTCCCGCTCTTCATCACCACCGGCGAGAAGATCAAGGTCGACACCCGCACGGGCGACTACCTCGGCCGGGTGAACAGCTAA
- the nusB gene encoding transcription antitermination factor NusB has protein sequence MAARNKARKRAFQILFEADQRGESVQTVLADWVRLSRTDDRQPPVGEFTMELVEGYAQYADRIDDLIVTYAVDWEIDRMPVVDRSLLRLGAYELIWMDSTPDAVVIDEAVQLAKEFSTDDSPAFVNGLLARFKDLKPNLRREQ, from the coding sequence GTGGCTGCCCGGAACAAGGCACGCAAGCGCGCCTTCCAGATCCTTTTCGAGGCCGACCAGCGCGGTGAGTCCGTGCAGACGGTCCTCGCGGACTGGGTGCGGCTCTCGCGGACCGATGACCGTCAGCCGCCGGTCGGCGAATTCACGATGGAGCTCGTCGAGGGGTACGCGCAGTACGCGGACCGCATCGACGACCTCATCGTCACCTACGCGGTGGACTGGGAGATCGACCGCATGCCGGTCGTCGACCGGAGCCTCCTGCGGCTCGGCGCCTACGAGCTGATCTGGATGGACTCCACCCCCGACGCCGTGGTGATCGACGAGGCCGTACAGCTCGCCAAGGAGTTCTCCACGGACGACTCCCCGGCCTTCGTGAACGGCCTGCTGGCCCGGTTCAAGGACCTCAAGCCGAACCTCCGCCGGGAGCAGTAG
- the bldD gene encoding transcriptional regulator BldD, with the protein MSSEYAKQLGAKLRAIRTQQGLSLHGVEEKSQGRWKAVVVGSYERGDRAVTVQRLAELADFYGVPVQELLPGTTPGGAAEPPPKLVLDLERLAHVPPEKAGPLQRYAATIQSQRGDYNGKVLSIRQDDLRTLAVIYDQSPSVLTEQLISWGVLDADARRAVAHDEG; encoded by the coding sequence ATGTCCAGCGAATACGCAAAGCAGCTCGGGGCCAAGCTCCGCGCCATCCGCACCCAGCAAGGCCTCTCCCTCCACGGCGTGGAGGAGAAGTCGCAGGGCCGCTGGAAGGCCGTCGTGGTCGGTTCCTACGAGCGCGGCGACCGCGCCGTGACCGTGCAGCGCCTTGCCGAGCTGGCCGACTTCTACGGCGTCCCGGTCCAGGAGCTCCTGCCCGGCACGACGCCCGGCGGTGCCGCCGAGCCGCCGCCGAAGCTCGTCCTCGACCTGGAGCGCCTCGCCCACGTGCCGCCGGAGAAGGCCGGTCCGCTGCAGCGTTACGCGGCGACGATCCAGAGCCAGCGCGGCGACTACAACGGCAAGGTGCTCTCGATCCGCCAGGACGACCTCCGCACCCTGGCCGTGATCTACGACCAGTCGCCTTCCGTGCTCACGGAGCAGCTGATCAGCTGGGGCGTGCTGGACGCGGACGCGCGCCGCGCGGTGGCCCACGACGAGGGCTGA
- the pyrR gene encoding bifunctional pyr operon transcriptional regulator/uracil phosphoribosyltransferase PyrR: MDAQHDHTGNAARPVLEAPDIARALTRIAHEIVERAKGADDVVLLGIPTRGVFLARRLAGKLEEITGLKTPVGSLDITMYRDDLRMRPARALARTEIPGEGIEDRLVVLVDDVLFSGRTIRAALDALGDIGRPRAVQLAVLVDRGHRELPIRADYVGKNLPTSLRETVRVQLSEEDGRDAVLLGVKQTVPAGEQ, translated from the coding sequence ATGGACGCACAGCATGACCACACCGGCAATGCGGCACGCCCCGTTCTCGAGGCTCCCGACATCGCCCGCGCTCTGACCCGAATCGCCCACGAGATCGTCGAACGCGCCAAGGGCGCCGACGACGTGGTGCTCCTCGGCATCCCTACGCGGGGGGTCTTCCTCGCCCGTCGGCTCGCCGGAAAACTCGAGGAGATCACCGGCCTGAAGACGCCGGTCGGATCACTCGACATCACGATGTACCGCGACGACCTCAGGATGCGCCCCGCGCGCGCCCTGGCACGCACCGAGATCCCCGGTGAGGGCATCGAGGACCGCCTCGTCGTGCTCGTCGACGACGTGCTCTTCTCCGGCCGCACGATCCGCGCGGCGCTCGACGCGCTCGGCGACATCGGCCGGCCCCGTGCCGTGCAGCTCGCCGTCCTCGTCGACCGGGGTCACCGCGAACTCCCGATCCGCGCCGACTACGTCGGCAAGAACCTCCCCACATCCCTGCGGGAGACGGTCAGGGTCCAGCTCTCCGAGGAGGACGGCCGCGACGCCGTGCTGCTCGGCGTCAAGCAGACCGTCCCGGCGGGCGAGCAGTAG
- a CDS encoding aspartate carbamoyltransferase catalytic subunit, with amino-acid sequence MLRPPGEHPRTPRHLISAADLTRDDAVLILDTAEEMARVADRPIKKLPTLRGRTVVNLFFEDSTRTRISFEAAAKRLSADVINFSAKGSSVSKGESLKDTALTLEAMGADAVVIRHGASGAPYRLATSGWIDSAVVNAGDGTHEHPTQALLDAFTMRRRLVGPDAGIGRDLEGRRITIVGDILHSRVARSNVHLLHTLGAHVTLVAPPTLVPVGVEQWPCDVSYRLDDVLPKSDAVMMLRVQRERMNAAYFPTEREYSRRYGLDGERMARMPEHSIVMHPGPMVRGMEITAEVADSDRCTAVEQVANGVSTRMAVLYLLLGGSETALPSAAARTEENK; translated from the coding sequence ATGCTGCGCCCTCCCGGGGAACACCCCCGGACCCCCCGTCACCTGATCTCGGCAGCCGACCTCACCCGCGACGACGCCGTCCTGATCCTCGACACCGCCGAGGAGATGGCCCGGGTCGCCGACCGGCCGATCAAGAAGCTCCCCACCCTGCGGGGCCGCACCGTCGTCAACCTCTTCTTCGAGGACTCGACGAGGACCCGGATCTCGTTCGAGGCCGCGGCCAAGCGGCTCTCCGCCGACGTCATCAACTTCTCCGCGAAGGGCTCGTCCGTCTCCAAGGGCGAATCGCTCAAGGACACCGCCCTGACGCTGGAGGCCATGGGGGCGGACGCCGTCGTCATCCGGCACGGCGCCTCGGGAGCCCCGTACCGTCTCGCGACGTCCGGCTGGATCGACAGCGCGGTCGTCAACGCGGGCGACGGGACGCACGAGCACCCCACCCAGGCGCTGCTGGACGCGTTCACGATGCGCCGCAGGCTGGTCGGTCCCGACGCCGGTATCGGCCGTGATCTCGAAGGCCGCCGGATCACGATCGTCGGCGACATTCTCCACAGCCGGGTGGCCCGCTCCAACGTCCACCTCCTGCACACCCTCGGCGCCCACGTCACCCTGGTGGCCCCGCCGACCCTCGTGCCCGTCGGCGTCGAGCAGTGGCCCTGCGACGTCAGCTACCGCCTCGACGACGTGCTGCCGAAGTCGGACGCGGTCATGATGCTGCGAGTGCAGCGCGAGCGCATGAACGCCGCCTACTTCCCCACCGAGCGCGAGTACTCCCGCCGCTACGGCCTGGACGGCGAGCGCATGGCCCGGATGCCCGAGCACTCCATCGTCATGCACCCCGGACCGATGGTCCGCGGCATGGAGATCACCGCCGAGGTCGCCGACTCCGACCGGTGCACCGCCGTGGAGCAGGTCGCGAACGGTGTCTCCACCCGCATGGCCGTCCTCTACCTGCTGCTGGGCGGCTCCGAGACCGCCCTGCCGTCCGCCGCCGCCCGTACCGAGGAGAACAAGTAA
- a CDS encoding dihydroorotase, translating into MSKTLIRGAKVLGGEPQDVLIDGENIVATGTGLDAEGATVIEAEGRILLPGLVDLHTHLREPGREDSETVLTGTRAAAAGGFTAVHAMANTFPVADTAGVVEQVWRLGKESGYCDVQPIGAVTVGLEGKQLAELGAMHDSAAGVKVFSDDGKCVDDAVIMRRALEYVKAFDGVVAQHAQEPRLTEGAQMNEGVVSAELGLGGWPAVAEESIIARDVLLAAHVGSRVHICHLSTAGSVEIVRWAKSKGWNVTAEVTPHHLLLTDELVRSYNPVYKVNPPLRTEADVMALREALADGTIDCVATDHAPHPHEDKDCEWAAAAMGMVGLETALSVVQQTMVDTGLLDWAGVADRMSLRPAAIGRLEGHGRPVSAGEPANLVLVDPAYRGAVDPAGFASRSRNTPYEGRELPGRVTHTFLRGRATVVDGKLA; encoded by the coding sequence ATGAGCAAGACCCTTATCCGCGGTGCGAAGGTCCTCGGCGGCGAGCCGCAGGACGTCCTCATCGACGGCGAGAACATCGTCGCCACGGGCACCGGGCTCGACGCCGAGGGCGCCACCGTGATCGAGGCGGAGGGCCGGATCCTGCTGCCCGGCCTCGTCGACCTGCACACCCACCTGCGCGAACCGGGACGCGAGGACTCCGAGACCGTCCTCACCGGCACCAGGGCGGCCGCGGCCGGCGGCTTCACGGCCGTCCACGCCATGGCCAACACCTTCCCCGTCGCCGACACCGCCGGCGTCGTCGAGCAGGTCTGGCGGCTCGGCAAGGAGTCCGGCTACTGCGACGTGCAGCCCATCGGGGCCGTCACCGTGGGCCTGGAGGGCAAGCAGCTCGCCGAGCTCGGCGCCATGCACGACTCCGCCGCCGGAGTGAAGGTCTTCTCCGACGACGGCAAGTGCGTCGACGACGCGGTGATCATGCGCCGCGCCCTGGAGTACGTGAAGGCCTTCGACGGCGTGGTCGCCCAGCACGCCCAGGAGCCCCGCCTCACCGAGGGCGCCCAGATGAACGAGGGCGTCGTCTCGGCCGAGCTCGGTCTCGGCGGCTGGCCCGCCGTCGCCGAGGAGTCGATCATCGCCCGCGACGTGCTCCTCGCCGCCCACGTCGGCTCGCGGGTGCACATCTGCCACCTGTCGACCGCCGGGTCCGTCGAGATCGTGCGCTGGGCCAAGTCCAAGGGCTGGAACGTCACGGCCGAGGTCACCCCGCACCACCTGCTGCTCACCGACGAACTCGTGCGGTCCTACAACCCCGTCTACAAGGTGAACCCGCCGCTGCGCACCGAGGCCGACGTCATGGCCCTGCGTGAGGCCCTCGCCGACGGCACCATCGACTGCGTGGCCACCGACCACGCACCGCACCCGCACGAGGACAAGGACTGCGAGTGGGCGGCCGCCGCCATGGGGATGGTGGGCCTGGAGACCGCGCTGTCCGTGGTCCAGCAGACGATGGTGGACACCGGTCTCCTCGACTGGGCGGGCGTCGCCGACCGCATGTCGCTGCGCCCCGCGGCCATCGGCCGGCTCGAGGGACACGGCCGCCCCGTCTCGGCGGGTGAGCCCGCCAACCTCGTCCTCGTCGATCCGGCATACCGTGGAGCAGTGGACCCCGCGGGCTTCGCCTCCCGCAGCCGCAACACTCCGTACGAGGGTCGCGAGCTGCCCGGCCGAGTGACCCACACCTTCCTGCGGGGCCGTGCCACGGTCGTCGACGGGAAGCTCGCGTGA
- a CDS encoding PH-like domain-containing protein has protein sequence MTTLNSGFQLYRLAADQKSAEVTDWSARISWVLGLAVFVAFVYWLMRQGWKWRGRLQSGIPALATTPEGFADGEKLLTLTGRYHASTTAGQWLDRIVAHGLGTRSRVELTLTEQGLDVVRPGAADFFVPAAALREARLDKALAGKVLPEGGLLVITWALGDQLIDSGFRSDHAAEHQAWVDAVNHLGGAAAHHPTSTTEGTAR, from the coding sequence GTGACAACACTCAACTCCGGTTTTCAGCTGTACCGGCTGGCCGCGGACCAGAAATCGGCCGAGGTGACGGACTGGTCCGCCCGCATCAGCTGGGTCCTCGGACTGGCTGTCTTCGTCGCGTTCGTCTACTGGCTGATGCGCCAGGGATGGAAGTGGCGGGGCCGCCTGCAGTCCGGTATCCCGGCGCTCGCGACCACACCCGAAGGGTTCGCCGACGGCGAGAAGCTGCTCACCCTGACCGGTCGCTACCACGCGTCGACGACCGCCGGGCAGTGGCTCGACAGGATCGTGGCGCACGGCCTGGGCACCCGGAGCCGTGTCGAGCTGACCCTCACCGAGCAGGGCCTCGACGTCGTGCGCCCCGGCGCCGCCGACTTCTTCGTCCCGGCGGCCGCGCTGCGCGAGGCCAGGCTCGACAAGGCTCTCGCGGGCAAGGTTCTGCCCGAGGGAGGCCTGCTGGTCATCACCTGGGCGCTCGGCGACCAGCTGATCGACTCGGGCTTCCGCTCCGACCACGCGGCCGAGCACCAGGCCTGGGTCGACGCGGTCAACCACCTCGGCGGCGCAGCCGCCCACCACCCCACCAGCACGACGGAAGGCACCGCACGATGA
- the carA gene encoding glutamine-hydrolyzing carbamoyl-phosphate synthase small subunit, translating into MTISTRGAGKAPAVLVLEDGRSFRGRAYGAVGETFGEAVFSTGMTGYQETLTDPSYHRQVVVMTAPHVGNTGVNDEDPESKRIWVSGYVVRDPARVPSNWRSRRSLDEELASQGVVGISGVDTRALTRHLRERGAMRVGIFSGEGLADQETLLARVRQAPEMAGADLAAEVATKEAYVVPAIGTKKFTVAAIDLGIKGMTPHRMAERGIEVHVLPATATLEDVYAVAPDGVFFSNGPGDPSTADHPVSVMRGVLERKTPLFGICFGNQILGRSLGFGTYKLKYGHRGINQPVQDRTTGKVEVTAHNHGFAVDAPLDKVSDTEFGRAEVSHVCLNDQVVEGLQLLDQPAFSVQYHPEAAAGPHDAAYLFDRFVTLMEGQRA; encoded by the coding sequence ATGACGATCTCCACCCGGGGAGCAGGAAAAGCTCCCGCCGTACTCGTCCTGGAGGACGGCCGCTCCTTCCGCGGCCGCGCCTACGGGGCCGTGGGGGAGACCTTCGGCGAGGCTGTGTTCTCCACCGGCATGACCGGTTACCAGGAAACGCTCACCGACCCCTCGTACCACCGCCAGGTGGTCGTCATGACCGCCCCGCACGTCGGCAACACCGGGGTCAACGACGAGGACCCCGAGTCGAAGCGGATCTGGGTCTCCGGCTACGTCGTGCGCGACCCCGCACGGGTGCCCTCGAACTGGCGCTCGCGCCGCTCCCTCGACGAGGAACTCGCGAGCCAGGGCGTCGTCGGCATCAGCGGTGTCGACACCCGCGCCCTCACCCGCCACCTGCGCGAGCGCGGCGCGATGCGCGTCGGCATCTTCTCCGGCGAGGGCCTCGCCGACCAGGAGACGCTCCTGGCCCGCGTGCGCCAGGCCCCGGAGATGGCCGGCGCCGACCTCGCGGCCGAGGTTGCCACCAAGGAGGCGTACGTCGTACCCGCCATCGGTACGAAGAAGTTCACGGTCGCGGCCATCGACCTCGGCATCAAGGGCATGACCCCGCACCGCATGGCGGAGCGCGGCATCGAGGTCCACGTGCTGCCGGCGACGGCCACCCTGGAGGACGTGTACGCGGTCGCGCCCGACGGCGTGTTCTTCTCCAACGGCCCCGGTGACCCGTCCACCGCCGACCACCCGGTCTCCGTGATGCGGGGGGTCCTGGAGCGGAAGACCCCGCTCTTCGGCATCTGCTTCGGCAACCAGATCCTGGGCCGCTCTCTCGGCTTCGGCACGTACAAGCTGAAGTACGGCCACCGCGGCATCAACCAGCCGGTGCAGGACCGCACGACCGGCAAGGTCGAGGTCACCGCGCACAACCACGGCTTCGCCGTCGACGCTCCGCTCGACAAGGTCTCCGACACGGAGTTCGGCCGGGCCGAGGTCTCCCACGTATGCCTCAACGACCAGGTCGTCGAAGGGCTGCAGCTGCTCGACCAGCCGGCCTTCAGCGTCCAGTACCACCCCGAAGCAGCCGCGGGCCCGCACGACGCCGCGTACCTCTTCGACCGTTTCGTCACCCTGATGGAGGGCCAGCGTGCCTAA